One Spirochaetota bacterium genomic region harbors:
- the ilvC gene encoding ketol-acid reductoisomerase, whose protein sequence is MAKMYYDNDADLGVLGNKLIAVVGYGSQGHAQAQNLRDGGLKVIVSELPGTDNFKLAQSHNFSPVSAKEAAEKADVIQILAQDHIQAKLYKSEVEPSLKAGKTLVFSHGFNIHFGQIVPPKDVDVIMVAPKGPGHLVRSEYVKGGGVPSLIAIHNDASGRAKATALAYAKGIGAARAGVLETTFKEETETDLFGEQAVLCGGASELVKAGFDTLVAAGYQPEIAYFECLHELKLIVDLFYQGGINYMRYSVSDTAEYGDYVSGPRIVNDATRAEMKKILAEIQDGSFARRWIKENEDGRPFFNKVKEAQRDHQIEKVGFELRKMMKWIDAK, encoded by the coding sequence ATGGCGAAGATGTATTACGACAACGACGCGGACCTCGGCGTTCTGGGAAATAAATTGATCGCGGTCGTCGGCTACGGAAGCCAGGGCCACGCGCAGGCGCAGAATCTCCGCGACGGCGGACTCAAGGTGATCGTGTCGGAGCTTCCCGGCACGGACAACTTCAAGCTGGCCCAGTCGCATAATTTTTCACCGGTTTCGGCGAAGGAAGCGGCCGAAAAGGCCGACGTAATCCAGATACTGGCGCAGGACCACATCCAGGCGAAACTGTACAAGAGCGAGGTGGAGCCGAGCCTCAAGGCCGGCAAGACGCTGGTCTTTTCGCACGGTTTCAACATCCACTTCGGGCAGATCGTGCCGCCGAAAGACGTCGACGTCATCATGGTGGCGCCCAAGGGGCCGGGACACCTGGTGCGCAGCGAATACGTAAAGGGCGGCGGCGTGCCATCGCTCATCGCGATCCACAACGACGCCTCGGGCAGGGCGAAGGCGACGGCGCTCGCCTACGCAAAGGGCATCGGCGCGGCGAGGGCCGGAGTCCTCGAAACGACATTCAAGGAAGAGACCGAGACCGATCTTTTCGGCGAGCAGGCGGTGCTCTGCGGCGGCGCCTCGGAGTTGGTTAAGGCCGGGTTCGACACCCTCGTTGCGGCCGGATATCAGCCGGAGATCGCCTACTTCGAATGCCTGCACGAGCTCAAGCTCATCGTCGACCTGTTCTATCAGGGAGGCATCAACTATATGCGTTATTCGGTGTCCGACACCGCCGAGTACGGCGACTACGTGAGCGGGCCGCGCATCGTCAACGACGCCACCCGCGCGGAGATGAAGAAGATCCTCGCCGAGATTCAGGACGGCTCGTTCGCGCGCCGCTGGATAAAAGAGAACGAGGACGGACGTCCCTTTTTCAACAAGGTAAAGGAAGCGCAGCGCGATCACCAGATCGAAAAGGTGGGCTTCGAACTTCGCAAGATGATGAAGTGGATCGACGCGAAATAA
- the ilvN gene encoding acetolactate synthase small subunit, with translation MRHVISVKVENKSGVLARVAGLFSARGYNIDSLAVSQTEQEDVSMMTIVVRGDDRIIEQVKKQLNKLIDVIKVSDHSDYPSVQRELALVKVNAQPAKRPEVYQLARIFGAEIVDISLKTITLELPGEPEKIDNFIELMRPYSIKELIRTGRISMNKE, from the coding sequence ATGAGGCACGTAATATCCGTCAAGGTGGAAAATAAATCCGGCGTCCTCGCGCGCGTGGCGGGCCTCTTCTCCGCGCGCGGTTATAACATCGACTCGCTTGCGGTCAGCCAGACCGAGCAGGAAGACGTGTCCATGATGACGATCGTGGTACGGGGCGACGACCGCATCATCGAGCAGGTGAAAAAGCAGCTCAACAAGCTCATCGATGTCATAAAGGTGTCGGACCATTCCGACTACCCCTCGGTCCAGCGCGAGCTCGCTCTCGTAAAGGTGAACGCGCAGCCCGCCAAACGCCCGGAGGTGTACCAGCTGGCCAGGATATTCGGGGCTGAAATAGTTGACATATCGCTTAAGACCATTACACTCGAGCTTCCCGGCGAACCGGAGAAGATCGATAACTTCATCGAGCTCATGCGCCCGTACTCCATTAAGGAGCTCATACGGACGGGCCGGATATCGATGAACAAGGAATAG
- the ilvB gene encoding biosynthetic-type acetolactate synthase large subunit has translation MTGAEIIVESLKKEGVEHVFGYPGGAVIPIFHQLFNAPLRFYLARHEQGAVHAADGYARASGRVGVVIATSGPGATNLVTGIATAYMDSVPLVIFTGQVSTEMIGNDAFQEADITGITRPISKHNYLVQNVGDLARIIKESFYIASTGRPGPVVIDVPVDVSKAETKFAYPEHVHLRSYKPVYKGHALQIGKACRLIEEARRPVIYSGGGVISSNASQELREFVEKTGIPITTTLMGMGAYPETDPLSLKMLGMHGTCYANQAVHDSDLLIAIGARFDDRVTGKISEFIPEARVIHIDIDPSSVSKNVQVDIPIVGDCRHVIAEINKSVKAPDIGEWIERLRKLKAENPLTYKDSEAKIKPQYVVERIYALTKGEAIICTEVGQNQMWAAQFFEYTEPRTFISSGGLGTMGFGFPAAIGAQIARPDRRVFDIAGDGSIQMNIQELIVAVQHRLPIVIAILNNGFLGMVRQWQQLFYDKRYSHTCISFAPDFVKLAEAYGAAGIRVEKKGEVDEAIARALSITDRPTVIDFRVDREENVYPMVPAGKTIKDTITMELL, from the coding sequence ATGACGGGTGCTGAAATAATCGTTGAATCCCTCAAGAAGGAGGGGGTGGAGCATGTCTTCGGCTATCCGGGTGGCGCGGTCATCCCCATCTTTCACCAGCTCTTCAACGCGCCGCTCAGGTTTTACCTTGCGCGGCACGAGCAGGGGGCCGTGCATGCCGCCGACGGTTACGCGCGCGCCTCGGGCAGGGTGGGCGTGGTGATCGCGACCTCCGGCCCTGGAGCGACCAACCTGGTTACCGGTATCGCCACCGCATACATGGACTCGGTTCCGCTGGTAATATTTACCGGGCAGGTCTCGACCGAGATGATCGGCAACGACGCCTTCCAAGAGGCCGATATCACCGGCATCACGCGGCCCATCTCCAAGCACAACTATCTCGTCCAGAACGTGGGCGATCTGGCGCGCATCATCAAGGAATCCTTTTACATCGCCTCGACGGGCCGCCCGGGTCCGGTCGTCATCGACGTGCCGGTGGATGTCTCGAAGGCGGAGACGAAATTCGCCTACCCGGAGCACGTTCACCTTCGAAGCTATAAGCCGGTTTACAAGGGACATGCGCTGCAGATCGGCAAAGCCTGCAGGCTCATCGAAGAGGCCAGGCGTCCGGTCATCTACTCGGGCGGGGGCGTGATAAGCTCCAATGCCTCGCAGGAATTGCGCGAATTTGTGGAGAAGACCGGCATTCCCATTACCACCACGCTCATGGGGATGGGGGCATACCCCGAGACCGATCCGCTCTCGCTCAAGATGCTCGGCATGCACGGCACCTGTTACGCCAATCAGGCCGTGCACGATTCCGACCTGCTCATCGCCATCGGAGCGCGCTTCGACGACCGCGTTACCGGAAAGATCTCGGAATTCATTCCCGAGGCGAGGGTGATCCATATCGACATCGATCCGTCGTCGGTCAGCAAGAACGTGCAGGTTGATATTCCGATCGTCGGCGACTGCCGCCACGTGATCGCCGAGATAAACAAATCGGTGAAGGCCCCGGACATCGGCGAATGGATCGAGCGCCTGCGAAAACTCAAAGCGGAAAACCCGCTGACCTATAAGGACAGCGAGGCGAAGATCAAGCCGCAGTACGTGGTGGAGCGCATCTATGCGCTCACGAAGGGCGAGGCCATTATCTGTACCGAAGTGGGGCAGAACCAGATGTGGGCCGCCCAGTTTTTCGAATATACCGAGCCGCGCACTTTTATATCGTCGGGGGGGCTGGGCACCATGGGCTTCGGCTTTCCCGCGGCCATCGGCGCGCAGATCGCCCGGCCCGACCGGCGCGTGTTCGACATCGCCGGCGACGGCTCCATCCAGATGAATATCCAGGAGCTCATCGTCGCGGTGCAGCACCGGCTTCCGATCGTCATCGCCATACTCAACAACGGCTTCCTGGGCATGGTGCGCCAGTGGCAGCAGCTTTTCTATGATAAACGATATTCGCACACCTGCATCAGCTTCGCCCCGGATTTCGTCAAGCTCGCCGAGGCATATGGCGCGGCGGGCATCCGCGTGGAGAAGAAGGGCGAGGTGGACGAGGCCATCGCAAGGGCGCTCTCAATCACCGACCGGCCCACGGTCATCGACTTCCGCGTGGACAGGGAGGAGAACGTCTATCCGATGGTCCCGGCGGGCAAGACCATCAAGGATACCATCACAATGGAGCTGTTATGA
- a CDS encoding DUF3943 domain-containing protein, whose translation MAMLVALVITFEVPLNAEARRESINLNLVDSDPAFPVLGNFYMKGFFDRYVAAVRYVRTADVPGVDEGILLTSKRAHCEGLHGVVFALYPKNHGGVVSRVQWAIPDGRDFGRDSVEALRGVLEVALPPVNGERKESVLAYALASGDRRISDLAYEESDGETVIRHYTLDVTVPPSHSARFWRSFGGIVLLNGLGAIDYMMNLDTNTDDWKYPISAAGFKRKLADGMTLDANNFTTNCVGHVYSGNLYYNAARSNGYGFYGSMMFAIAGSLMWEYLGEFKEEASLNDLFATGIGGPLFGETLHQTGLFVEKNMDPGFFRSVLVLVLDPLRVINRALDRSSTSSYKINVSFISPAQAAAEGLRRRQ comes from the coding sequence CGACTCCGATCCGGCATTTCCGGTGCTCGGCAATTTTTATATGAAGGGCTTTTTCGACAGGTATGTCGCCGCCGTGCGCTATGTGCGCACCGCGGACGTCCCGGGGGTGGATGAGGGTATTTTGCTGACCAGCAAACGGGCCCACTGCGAGGGCCTCCACGGGGTTGTTTTCGCCCTGTATCCGAAAAACCACGGGGGGGTTGTTTCCCGTGTGCAATGGGCCATTCCGGACGGCAGGGATTTCGGGCGCGACAGCGTCGAGGCGCTTCGGGGAGTTCTCGAAGTCGCCCTGCCGCCGGTGAACGGGGAACGGAAAGAGTCGGTGCTCGCGTACGCGCTCGCGTCCGGTGACCGGCGCATCAGCGACCTGGCATACGAGGAAAGTGACGGTGAGACGGTCATTCGGCACTATACTCTCGACGTGACCGTCCCGCCCTCGCATTCGGCGAGGTTCTGGCGATCGTTCGGGGGGATCGTGCTCCTCAACGGGCTGGGCGCGATCGATTATATGATGAACCTGGACACCAACACCGACGACTGGAAATATCCCATTTCGGCCGCCGGCTTCAAGCGCAAGCTCGCCGACGGCATGACGCTGGACGCCAACAATTTCACCACGAACTGCGTGGGTCATGTCTATTCGGGTAATTTATATTATAATGCCGCACGAAGCAACGGCTACGGATTTTACGGGTCGATGATGTTCGCGATCGCCGGGAGCCTCATGTGGGAATACCTGGGCGAATTCAAGGAGGAGGCCTCGCTCAACGACCTGTTCGCCACCGGAATCGGCGGCCCCCTCTTCGGCGAGACCCTGCACCAGACGGGCCTCTTCGTGGAAAAGAACATGGATCCGGGATTCTTCCGAAGCGTTCTGGTGCTGGTGCTCGACCCGCTTCGAGTGATCAACCGGGCGCTCGACCGTTCATCCACCTCCAGCTATAAAATCAATGTAAGCTTCATCAGTCCCGCTCAGGCGGCCGCGGAGGGCCTTCGCAGGCGGCAGTGA